The following coding sequences lie in one Mesorhizobium sp. DCY119 genomic window:
- a CDS encoding FxsA family protein — MRVSLIPLFLLLLPLIEIAGFVVVGRQIGVLPTLGLTIATGIAGGMLMRYQGFSVLAGIRAEIEAGRDPSRNLAHGVMILLAGVLLLIPGFVTDIVGILLFIPPIRDLGWRFIKRRVNFSADFGRMGGFPRDGRREKTIDLDEDDYTKGPDPRSPWRQIGDE, encoded by the coding sequence GTGCGGGTTTCCCTCATTCCTTTGTTTCTTCTTCTGCTTCCCCTGATCGAAATCGCCGGTTTCGTGGTCGTCGGGCGCCAGATCGGCGTTTTGCCTACTCTGGGGCTTACCATCGCCACCGGAATCGCCGGCGGCATGCTGATGCGCTACCAGGGATTCAGCGTTCTGGCCGGCATTCGCGCCGAAATCGAGGCTGGGCGCGACCCCAGCCGCAACCTCGCCCATGGCGTGATGATCCTGCTTGCCGGCGTTCTGCTGCTCATTCCGGGCTTCGTGACGGATATCGTCGGCATATTGCTTTTCATTCCACCGATCCGCGACCTCGGCTGGCGCTTTATCAAGCGGCGGGTCAATTTTTCGGCGGATTTCGGCCGGATGGGCGGCTTCCCGCGGGACGGCAGGCGCGAAAAGACCATCGATCTCGACGAAGACGACTACACCAAAGGCCCCGACCCGCGGTCGCCCTGGCGGCAGATCGGCGACGAGTGA
- the secB gene encoding protein-export chaperone SecB, whose amino-acid sequence MAKNDNDAAGAVSNGNGNNGVQPSLNVLAQYVKDLSFESPGAPNSLRGRDKAPGIAINVNVNANPLSDKEFDVNLSLTAKAAFDKDVLFNVELVYGGVFKIEGFPQEHMLPLLFIECPRLLFPFARQIIADATRNGGFPPLMLDPIDFAQMFQQKVAEDQAAAKVQVS is encoded by the coding sequence ATGGCCAAGAACGACAATGACGCCGCGGGCGCTGTGAGCAACGGAAACGGCAACAACGGCGTGCAGCCTTCGTTGAACGTGCTTGCCCAGTATGTGAAGGACCTTTCCTTCGAAAGCCCCGGCGCGCCGAATTCGCTGCGCGGCCGCGATAAGGCTCCCGGCATCGCCATCAATGTCAACGTCAACGCCAATCCGCTTTCGGACAAGGAATTCGACGTCAATCTGTCGCTGACGGCCAAGGCTGCCTTCGACAAGGACGTGCTGTTCAATGTCGAGCTCGTCTATGGCGGCGTCTTTAAGATCGAAGGCTTCCCGCAGGAGCACATGCTGCCGCTGCTGTTCATCGAATGCCCGCGCCTGCTGTTCCCGTTCGCTCGCCAGATCATCGCCGACGCGACGCGTAATGGCGGCTTCCCGCCGCTGATGCTCGACCCGATCGATTTCGCGCAGATGTTCCAGCAGAAGGTGGCCGAAGACCAGGCTGCGGCCAAAGTTCAGGTCAGCTGA
- the dnaQ gene encoding DNA polymerase III subunit epsilon has product MREIIFDTETTGLDSREDRVIEIGGVELVNRFPTGKTFHVFINPQGRAVHAEALAVHGISNEQLADKKTFPEIAEEFMEFIDGAKLVAHNANFDMGFINAEFARLGQPAIGSERVIDSLALARRKHPMGPNSLDALCRRYGINNSHRTFHGALLDSQLLAEVYIELIGGKQTALVLDAGMETRSDATTEIQIEISIEPRPEPLPPRLTDAERAAHMRLIADLGEKALWQNFQEN; this is encoded by the coding sequence ATGCGCGAGATCATTTTCGATACGGAAACCACGGGCCTCGATTCCCGCGAGGACCGCGTCATCGAGATCGGCGGCGTCGAACTCGTCAACCGCTTTCCGACCGGCAAGACCTTTCACGTCTTTATCAATCCGCAAGGGCGGGCCGTTCACGCCGAGGCGCTGGCGGTCCATGGCATCAGCAATGAGCAACTGGCGGATAAAAAGACCTTTCCGGAAATAGCCGAAGAGTTCATGGAATTCATCGACGGCGCCAAGCTGGTCGCCCACAACGCCAATTTCGACATGGGCTTCATCAATGCCGAGTTCGCCCGGCTCGGCCAGCCGGCGATCGGCTCGGAACGCGTCATCGACTCGCTCGCATTGGCGCGGCGCAAGCATCCTATGGGGCCGAATTCGCTCGACGCGCTCTGCCGCCGCTACGGTATCAACAACAGCCACCGCACTTTTCACGGGGCCTTGCTCGATTCGCAGCTTCTGGCCGAAGTCTATATCGAGCTGATCGGCGGCAAGCAGACGGCCCTTGTCCTGGACGCAGGCATGGAAACAAGGTCGGATGCCACGACCGAAATCCAGATTGAGATTTCGATCGAGCCGCGTCCCGAACCGCTACCGCCCCGCCTGACGGATGCCGAACGTGCCGCGCATATGCGCCTGATCGCCGATCTCGGCGAAAAAGCCCTCTGGCAAAATTTCCAAGAGAACTGA